GAAGACTAAGGCTATCCTATTTTTTCATACGAACAACAATCTGTTGCTTATTAAACAACTCGTTTATTATAATAGTATTATAAAATGATTATTTTCAAAATCAACCGTTAATTTTTGACAAAAGTGTTGTTAAGCAACAGTGACCAACAAAGTGTTGCTTATCTTGGAGGCTGTTATGAAAAGGACAGACATTCGCTATCTACGAACTGAAAAAATGATTTTTGATGCACTGACGGATTTATTGAGCGAAAAGCCCTATGACAAAATTACTGTGCAGGACATCGCCGATCGGGCTATGATTAACCGTGCGACTTTTTACGCACATTATGCCGACAAGGACGAGCTCTACCACTTCATCATCACGCACATCCTAGAAGAGCTCTCAGAGATGATTGACAAGGCGCAAGCCACCACACCCAACTCTGTCGAGGTCAAAAAGGCTGAAAAAATGCTCTACAGCTACTACAATAACCTCAAAAAGCACTCCGCCATCGCAAAAATTGTTTCAAAGAGCAGCTCACGTGAGGAGTTGCAGCATAACTTTGCTAGGCTTTTGCATGAAAAGTATGACGATTTGTTTGACAAGGTACAGGTGACAGAGGCTGGAATGCCTGTTCCGACTGACTTTATCGTCGCTTATCTGGCGAGTATCTTTGTTGGGACTCTGCTTTGGTGGATTGAGTCGGACTTTGATATGGACTCTAGAGACTTGGCAAGGCTCGTTATCAAGCTCATCAGTAACGGTCATCTCACTGTCATGGGTATCAATATCAACCGTGATTAAGAGGACAAAAAACGCTTCTGCTACTTGCAGAGGCGTTTTATCATGTTTATTTAGAAGAGCGATTTTGGCTACGGTTGAGTGCTTTTTGCAGCTGACGGTCAAGCTCTCGCTTAATCTTAGGCTCTGGTGCAAAGCGCTCCTCCCAGTCGTCTGGTTTTAGGACTTTATGTGTCACGGGGTCAAAGTGGGCTTTGCCATCAGGGAAGATTTTTCCCATATTTGCCTCATGAACGGTGTCAAAAAAGGGCTTAGGGTCAACACCCATGAGGACAAAAGAGCCATAAGTCAGATAAAGCAAATCCACTAAGGCGTCCACTTCGCCAACCAAGGGCGTCTCTGGGTGCTCTTTGGCTTGGACTTTGCTCGCTGCCTTATCCACAGCTGCATGCAAGTCTAAGACGGATTGGGTAAAGGTCTTTTTGTCACCTTGGCTGGCTGCATAGAGGAACTCTACGATTTCTTCTACCTTGAAATCTGCTCTATGCCCAGCTTCCTTAGAAGCGTAGAGCCTTGGTGTTTCATTGGTTTCACCGTCCATGAGCTCATGGAAATCTTTGACCTTGTTAAAGTTACTATCTCGACTATCAAAGCGGGCTTCATTGTCCAGATGAATGAGTCCGTAGTGTGACAGGGCTTTTGCGATACCGTCGCTGTTGTTGGTCGCTGTCGTGTAATCAGCTGACGCTTTAATCTTGTCATCCGCATTGCCCATAGCAACGCCTAAGCCAACACCAGACAGCATTTCAAGGTCATTTTCAGAGTCGCCAAATGCCATGACCTCAGACAGGTCAAATCCAAAGTAGCTACCAGCTGTCTCAATCCCCTTTATCTTAG
The sequence above is a segment of the Streptococcus hyointestinalis genome. Coding sequences within it:
- a CDS encoding Cof-type HAD-IIB family hydrolase, giving the protein MAIKAVFFDIDGTLLNDRKNVQKSTRRAITSLKEQGIVVGVATGRGPSFVQPYLENLGLDIAITYNGQYIYTRDKVVATEQLPRALVYRVIRYASEKRRDISLGTASGLIGSGIIGLGTSRFGQWVSSLVPRRMTGTVGRSFKHLIRRLKPQNTKALFTLLREPIYQIVMVATEEDTEKIKVKFPSLQVTRSSPYSADLICQGQSKIKGIETAGSYFGFDLSEVMAFGDSENDLEMLSGVGLGVAMGNADDKIKASADYTTATNNSDGIAKALSHYGLIHLDNEARFDSRDSNFNKVKDFHELMDGETNETPRLYASKEAGHRADFKVEEIVEFLYAASQGDKKTFTQSVLDLHAAVDKAASKVQAKEHPETPLVGEVDALVDLLYLTYGSFVLMGVDPKPFFDTVHEANMGKIFPDGKAHFDPVTHKVLKPDDWEERFAPEPKIKRELDRQLQKALNRSQNRSSK
- a CDS encoding TetR/AcrR family transcriptional regulator gives rise to the protein MKRTDIRYLRTEKMIFDALTDLLSEKPYDKITVQDIADRAMINRATFYAHYADKDELYHFIITHILEELSEMIDKAQATTPNSVEVKKAEKMLYSYYNNLKKHSAIAKIVSKSSSREELQHNFARLLHEKYDDLFDKVQVTEAGMPVPTDFIVAYLASIFVGTLLWWIESDFDMDSRDLARLVIKLISNGHLTVMGININRD